A stretch of DNA from Telopea speciosissima isolate NSW1024214 ecotype Mountain lineage chromosome 5, Tspe_v1, whole genome shotgun sequence:
ATTCCAAATTATTCCATATTAGGTTATAAAAAAATGTCCTTCACTTTCCATCAAAATCCCTTGAatttgaaaagagaaataaaaagtaCATCTAAAAAGCATTATTTCTAAAtgtggtaagaaatttaagtaactTAAACAATCATATTGGATAATGATTATCAAAGTTTCTCTTTTAGctttaaaattttcacttcctttcCTTCTAATTTAAGTGTCTCTTTAAATGTAAACCTAAATCTGATACCCCACCTTCCAAATGAATGAAATTTCCAATAGTAAATAATCACTGAAACCCACCATGATGATCACTAGAAAATGAAATATATAGTTCACAATTGTTGGAGTTATAAGATCATTAGAATTGACTTCACTAAGTCTTCAAAGTTCCAAAGTTGCCAAAATATGAGAAAGAGGGGAGGAATAGTGTTATAGAGGAGgacgaggaggaggagaagaagacaatTTGCCGGAGGGGGGGGGTGTATGGAGAAAATGGATCAACAGAGAAGGAGCAAGGGCAATTGATAGATAGAAAGGATAGTTGATACATCAAATGAATTTAGAAAGGATAGTTGATATATCAAATGAATTTAGAAATCATATATGATTAtactttatatttatttatttatttgtgaaaaatcatatatgataatactttgagaattttttttgatagttaGGTATCAAGGAGAGTTGAACCTATAAcgtcttaattgtgaggtgttggtcaTTGTCAGCCGATACTttagatttatttatttgtgtGTCAATCTGCTCCTTTCCCTGCATGTTTCTTCCTTTGTTCATGTTTTTGTTGCACAAGCTTGAAATTcttttaatacatttttttatagaagaattttttttctccaccCACTAATATGATCATTACTTTCCTTATTGACGAACGCTATGATCTCATCAGTACTCTCCTtattgatgaacaaggtgtgaaacatattttttttactattcTAGTAGTTTCATCTAAACATCATAACTTATGAGTGACGAAAGTCCTTTTCATCATGGGTGACAGAAAACTTACTCCTTTTAAATACATTGGCATTTGATATACTTATTCTTTTTTGTAGAGGTAATCAAAGCATTATATACCTTTCATCCAAGCCATGTGGACATGCATCACAAGGTCACAAACTCCTTTCTGATATGTTATTGTACTTCTGAAATTTCAGTTATTAAGGCTGTcaatcagtttggttttggtttttcggTTATAGTTCAAAATACACTATGgggaaaccaaaaccaattagGAATTTGGTTTCCAAACCAGAATCGAACTAGCCCGATTCGATTATGATTCGGTTTATTTGGTTCACTATTCAGTTTGACACGATTTGAGCTTTATTTTAGGTTTTTGGGCAACTTTTTTTCATCTTCACTAACAAAGGAATTTGCTTGTTTATTTGGATCATTAATCACCAATTTTTTTCCAAACATTAAAATGAAATAGAATTTAGCATCCACATTGATTAAAACGTTCTAAAGGAATATAATTTATTTGTTCTTCACACGATTTCGTGCACTAAACGataggtaatttttttttggtacgaacAATTGGTAATTCGGTGTTAATTGAACCGATGGTTTCATACCTgaaactaaaccaaaccaaaaccatttgattcaattttaaaTGGCTGATTTTAGTTGACTGAGAGATGTTCCTCAATGGATCAGATAGGTAGGGGAGATCATGATCTTTAAAAggacaagagatctctacttggtcataTGATCTCTACACAAACGTTTGCACCAATGGATGAGCACGCCTAGGTATCTACCCCGGGGCAAAGGCATGATCTCATGATGCCGCCCTCTGAGAGGGCTTAGGAAATACTACCAAAGTAGATATCTCTTCCCCTTTGCAAAAATACACATGCATTTCTACAAAACTTCTAAAAGATGAAATGGAAAAATTAGAAAGGGAATGAAATGGACCGGTCAATGCTGAAATTCATGAAGTCccagtggattccatctgtgccGGGTGAAATTAGTCGGGTTTCTGATCAAAATCGCCGTGATTATGTGCTCCGGCGAAGTTTtgcagaaaaacaaaaaataaaagtacgTGCGAGGCGTTTCCCCTTCAAGTCTCCCGCTGCAACAGATACAGCAAGCTGTGGCCAACTGGCCATGGCGCCTTTGTTATGAACGCCTTCATCCAGCTGGaattaaaaatctaaaaaaaaatttagaagctGAATCGGGTTGGAGGAATGGGTTTGGAAGAGGGGAATTTTTTTCGGGAATTTCAAGTAATCAATCTTAGAAAAAGAGCAGAGATCTTCATTTCTGTTTATATTTTTACAATGGGTCCAAACTCGAACCTTGCCTATTACAGTACATTTATCTCTGAGTCTCAGATAGTGTATCTCGCACCGGTCCTTGTGGCGCTTAATAGCAAAAAATATGTCCACTCCGGCAATCCCTCCTTGCCTGAACTTTGAACTCTTAATTGCCAGTCCGGCCCCCACCCTTCTAGCCAAGGTGCACTGGCTGTCATATCCGAGATTCCGAATCGCCATTACATGATCTGAAACGACGTGATCTGAGACTTAGCAGAAGACCCCTCCTTCAATAGCGGCTCTGCATATTTTTAATACCAAGTCCGATACTAGGCAGAAGGCTATTTCATTTCATAGTAATTTCATCAAATATTTGGGACTCTGTTTTCTCTGTTGAAATTGAATCTCGATTCGTTCAAATCCTTAAAGCAAAGGGGGTAACCGAGACATTTGTCTACCAGCACTGATCTGTCTCCCAATTCCGGCGAGTAGAGCCAGAAAATCCAGACATGGAAGATGCTGCGTATGCCGCGTAGGCAGAGGCGGAAGACGGAGATCTATAAAGAAGACGTTGCCGGCTGCTGAAGAGGTCTCGGTCGTAATCAGCGCGCTTCTGAGGATCGGCGAGCGTAGAATAGGCGGCGTGGATCTTCATGAATTCATTGGCGGATGTATCTTTCTGGTCTGTCGCCACTGCGTCGGGATGACAAACACGTGCCAACCGCCGATACGCCGACTTGATCTCCTGACAGGTAGCTCCCTTTGGTATACCTAGCACCTCATAAAGCGACGCCGGCGAAGCCATATTGGAAGAATAGAGATGAGGTGACCTGGTATTCTCTCCAGAGGTGTAGGTGGCAGCGGCGACGGGAGATGACCGGAATTTGACACAAGACGGAGCAGGAGTAGAAAAGGTAGTGTTGTTGGAAGGGAGCTTTTGGCCGAGAAAAAAGGGTGAGGATCCCAGAGAAGAAGCTGAAGATGGGGCTGCCATTCGTTAATTAGGAAGCTTTGATGTAGGAGACTTGCAGTTATAATTAATTGCAGTTTTTAGATAGAAAGGAGAAGGGGGGGCATTTAGCTTATTTATAGTACCAAAAGGGAGGGAGGAACTAAGAAAGAGGAGAGGGATTCGAAGATTCGTGATATCCCAGAGAGGGAGAATTAACAATTAAGTAGGATTAATTAAGTTAATTAATTGGGGGTAAAGGAGGGCTTACTCAGCATTGTTTTGGGAAGACTTATCCGTTTGGGATTTTGTACAGAAGTGACTCATCAGCAAATCCATCCATTCATAATTTTATCTCTATccgttttctctcttctccttggtTCCTTCTCATCATCTGCTGCTTCTTCTCGCAgtccttttctccttccctcgTCTTCTCCTGTCCATACAAATTACAACACGTAGTACtggaaatttttatttaatat
This window harbors:
- the LOC122661091 gene encoding chaperone protein dnaJ 11, chloroplastic-like translates to MAAPSSASSLGSSPFFLGQKLPSNNTTFSTPAPSCVKFRSSPVAAATYTSGENTRSPHLYSSNMASPASLYEVLGIPKGATCQEIKSAYRRLARVCHPDAVATDQKDTSANEFMKIHAAYSTLADPQKRADYDRDLFSSRQRLLYRSPSSASAYAAYAASSMSGFSGSTRRNWETDQCW